Genomic segment of Eretmochelys imbricata isolate rEreImb1 chromosome 11, rEreImb1.hap1, whole genome shotgun sequence:
ACATAGAAACACATTAAAAACACCATATGTCTATTGAAAAAAAGAACAGAGTAGTGAATATGAATGTTCAATACCCTTAGAGAAAGAAGAAAAGTTGTCTCTTGAACAATGGTAACATATCTCACATGCTTTGTTAAATACATCAATTTCATAATCTTGTCATCTTAACAGTCTACTTTTATGTTTCCCCTCTAAAATTCTGAAGTCTCTAGATGAACAGCTTAGACTTGAATAGTTATTACATTAAACTACTGTTAAACAAAAATCATTTCATAGTAATAAATGTACCAATATTTTTCtcaaatgttttcaaatataatttcaTAATTGCACTTTCCACATTGCTTGCCAGCCATTAATCCAGTAAAACAAGTCTTTTAAGCATACAGTGCATTTTCCTGAAGTACTTAATTGGTATTTTGAATTAATAAACCCCAACATTAAACAAATGTTGTAAATAAATGTACAAGTGTACATCATTTCCTAGGTAGTATCTAAAAGTAACTGtgatgcttttcttttctttgaaggAAGTACGCATCAAAGAtgaaaaaaaagttactttaaaTACCTAAAAGTCTGTTTTACTGTTGTTTTAAACAGCTAAAATGTGATCCTTTATTCTGGTACTgaatattcattttcatattcatATTCATTCTCTTCATATTCATTTCCATTTTGGCCAAAGCCAAGCAATGTGGAGTCCTGCGGAGCCACACCACAATTGTGTCTCCTTTATACAATCACCCACAGCCGCTCACTGCAGCCAGGTGGGGTGAACTGGAATTGTACTTTGGCATCCTTTAGTTTTGATCAGGTGTCACATCCCATCCCAAACTAAGCAAGCCACTTACACAGAACTTTTAACTGCTAACAATTCAGAGTAAGAATAAAGGCATTGCCAGAAACATACAAGTCTGTATCATTTGCATGATAAACAGCTCTCATTTTCACTTTCAGCATCCACTGCAATTTTGTTTTCCTATGATTTAATataatttgtttccaatattaAAGACTTCCAGACAGCTACTTCTGAACCAGTTTAAATTTGGCATGCTCAGTTTTTGTAATCCTTCAGAAGCAATGCAAGGGAGGCTCAGCCGCTCTTCCCTAGCAAGGCCAGACTGCTTTGCTAGTGATACTGCGGGTATGATCAAGAGGGATACGACAGAAGGAAAACCAAGGAAAGAAGGGGAGAAACACTAAAAAGCAGAGGATGAAAATTGCACACCATAAGGCCCTGCACCTAGAGTACAGTTTTTGGTCCCAGATAACCATAAACAGGTACGAACATTTGCTTGCATTTACAGTGGAGTAACTAAtattaactggtttcagagtagcagccgtgttagtctgtatctgcaaaaagaaaaggagtacttgtggcaccttagagactaaccaatttatttgtgcatacgaaagcttatgctcaaataaattggttagtctctacgatgccacaagtcctccttttctttttgcgaatacagactaacacggctgctactctgaatcctctctaaCATGCTCCTTCTGCTTGTCACAGTATCTATACCACACTTATCACTATAACCTGAGTGCCTGCTGAAAGCATGGTAGGACTAATGGAAAGAACATTCACTAGATACAGAGGAAGATGCATCCAGCCCTCCTGAGCAGGAAAGAATGTCACCTCCACCTGAgacaggggaaactgagatacaaTAATATACTTCCAAAAAAGAATGGAAAGGAAGATATATGTACATTCTGttgctcctttttttaaaagaaaaataggtcTGGTGCCTTTTGCTTCTTTGTGAAAAACTAGAGCCTGATGTTTTTATCAAAAAAGGTCTCTTCCTACTTCTAACAGTGTTAGAAATTAGACGGTCTAGTATGATGGTGATGAGAACTGGAGAGTAGGAGTAAgacctgatctacacttaaaagttttactGGCACTGCGTTCTCAGGTTTGTGattttttgttggggtttttttggccaaCAAAACTATACTAGTTAGAGCTATAGCGTAGGTACAGGTATATGAGACCACACTCAGTTTAGGTTGTttggttttgacattttcaatatGCTAGTATGGCTAAAGTGGCTTAAATTCAGGCTTAAGTGATGACATGATAGGCAACAAGAGAGTGTCAAATGAGCTAGGAAGAGGGCAagatttttattctgtttaaaaatccttttctttTGCTAACATACAACGTGAATGTCTAACTGGCATCTTGTATAAATGAAAGCTCCCAGCAACAGACACCTCCTCCGTCCCTCTAGTCCTGCAGCAAAACTAGCCGTGGCAGGCCCGAGATTCCTAAACGGCAGGGATTTGCCTGCTTGTCTGCATACCGCCCTTTCTCGCCGCCTTGCCCCAGCAGAAAGCGGCAGCCACGGGCCTAAGCCCGGGCACCTCCCTGCAGGGAGAGGGACGTAAGACGAGCCCAGCGGGAGGGGGCCCCTAATAAGCCGCGGCTCCTGACCTCTCGTCTcggggccggtctcggcggggcCGCTGGGAGCCAGTCTCTGCCCGGCGCACATGGACTTCAGCATCTGGAACACGGCCAGCGGTGCCACGTTCATCCGCAGCAGGTCCAGCAGGAGCCTGCGGGGAGGGCGCAGCGTCAGCAGCTCGCTCAGCCTGCGCGGCCGCGGCCGCCGCCACCCCTCCCCCGCGCGCGCGCGCCCGCCCCCCCACCTGAACACTTCCGGGTCGAGGCCGATCCCCGCCGCCTGCGCCAGCTCGAACAGCTCCGCCTCCTCCGCCGTGGGCAGCTTCCGCCGGGACCGCACCGAGGCCCCCACTTTGCTCAGGGCCGCATCGAGCCCCGAGTCCACCCCGCCACCGGCCAGGCCCTGGTCAGACATTCCCGGCACAGCCAGGCACGGGCCGGAAACGCGCTCACCCAGCGCCGGCGTCCGGAGCCAGACAGCGCACACCCCGCTTCCTGTTCAACTGGGCATGCGCGCTGTTGGAGCCCTCCCTGCGGCGTGGCCTGGCAGCCAGGCGCGCGTGCGCCCTAGGGGAGGCGGCCGGGGCGGGGTGGAGCCGTCCTGCGGCGGCGGGGTCTCCGGGGGGCCGGCTCCCTGCCAAGGCGGCTGGTCGGTGCCGCATAGGCTAAGGAGAGCGGCCCCCATGGGGCCCCCCAGTCTCCTGGTCGGCGCGGGCCACGCTGCCTGCCTGCGTGCCTAGTGTGTAGGGAAAGCGGTGCCCCCTGCGGGTGAAGTCCTGGCTGGGGGGCCCCGCTCTGAGGGCAGCACTGTCCGCAGGGGGGCAGCACACCGTGTAgcaccgctgctctccagccgccccGCCCTCCAGGCAGAAAATAGAGACCCACTAAGTTACAAAGACGACGGGAGggctcgtggcaccttagagactaaccaatttatttgagcatgagctttcgtgggctacagctcacttcatcggatgcatagaagggaacatatagtaagaagatatatatacatacagagaacatggaaagGTGGAAGTTGCACACCAACTCTCAGAGGCTAATtataagatgagctattaccagcaggaggaaaaaaaaacttttgtagtgataatcaagatggcacTTTTTGgacagttggcaagaaggtgtcaggatacttaacatggggaaatagattcaatttatgtaatgacccagccattcccagtctctattcaagcccaagttaatgggtTATCTaggttgcaaattaattccagttcagcagtttctcattggagtctgtttttgaagcttttcagttgcaaaattgccacctttaagtctgttactgagtgaccagagaggttgaagtgttctcatACTGGTTTTtggaatgttatgattcctgatgtcagatttgtgttcatttattcttttgcgtagagactgtccggtttggccaatgtacatggcagaggggcattgctggcacatgatggcatgtatcacattggtagatgtgccggtgaacgaccccctgatggcgtggctgatgtgattaggtcctatgatggtgtcacttgaatagatatgtggacagagtgggcatcgggctttgttgcaagcataggttcctgtgttagtgtttttggtgtgtggttgctggtgagtatttgcttcagtttggggggctggctgtaagcgaggactggtttgtctccaaagatctgtgagagtgagggatcgtctgtcaggataggttgtagatctttgatgatgcactggagagggaATTTGTCACAATATGTGAGTTGGgcccagaaaaaaagaaaacacactcCCAAATGCTGTCTGTACGTCATAAAAGACGCCATTTCCTAGACCTTGTCTCTTAACATCTGCTCAGTCTGACTGGTTTAATACAATGCCATGAGAAAAGATCATTTATAGATCAGCCTTCCTTCATGCTGGTCTGTTAGTGCAGCATtaatattttcaaacaaacagGATACAGACTTAGTTTACCGATTTTGTGTttgtatttgtaatttttttaaaaaagtagggGATAAGTAGTCTCTTTCACACATTCCAGTAAAATAAGAGGGATACTGCATCATCTACTACAGGAATGCCATAATGCATAGCTGTGGAAATAGAGTTTCAAGAAATTAAGGCTTAAAAAACATTTACAGTAACCTGTCAAATAGAATACAGAACACATAGTGCTTGCTTCGCCAGGATTCTGTTGTTATAATTGCATAACTTAACAACCAGGGTTGGGGGCAGGCAAGCACCTGGGACGCCAGGCTCAGCGTCCTTTTTTTGTTGCCACAAacgggaaaatagaatgtttgaagtaaaatgtttcaggtattctatctgtggattcatttttcactaacctagAATTtttggacctttgtagaatctcatggaaccttgCAAACTTTCTGAGAACTatattttccttgaacctcctagaatgttgtcagccatgccatTGCAGTTATATAAGGGGTGGGATGTCACAGGTCAGTCGGTGAGATATAAGAACGAAGTGAAGTGAGCCCAGCTgtgatattgtgaaccttgttttattgtgaaattgtgaaagtgtacttgtgttttaagacttgaagactGTAAGTAttgactaataaaggacatatctAATGAGACGCCAGAGATATCTATCAAACCTCTATCTacgcaacaatataaaagaaatactgtttttGTATTACCTTAGTAAACTTCTGGCAGACAGGAAAACGCTCTTGAAAAATAGTATGGACTTTCACGGGAcgctgacacatggggaatgttcGGCCGTCAATGATAAAGACCTCAATGTCAAATTGGACAAAATCCATCACATTTTGCAACAcaggaagcactctccactccaagatctccaattcattcatgatgcagagctgaaggacgcTTTTCCAGTGTATGGATAGCTTTGAAGGTTCTGCTCACGCTGCCAGTCACAGCAATTATGCATGCAAATTGTTcatcaaagttgtgaaatgggctacaaatgtaataaaaaaataaggtattcaaaagatTTAAGAAATGGAGGGGGTGGTGCCAAAAATACTCCTCCGGTAGGGTGCCATTTGGTCCAGGGCTGGCCCTGTTAGCAAATTCTATGttcactaaaaataaaaagcaataatatataaacaagtgcAAAAACTATGGCATAAAGGGTATACATTTTGGACTTGGACATACATTATCTGCTATTAAACAGTCTacacaaaataataatttgattAGGCTAATCAATATTGCAAAAGTTGATTCCAGTGCTTATGCTGAAGAAAATATCTCTTAGGAATTAATTTATAGGGAAATTCCTCCTGTGCAAACCCATACATTTTAGCTTTAACAACATTACACATCTGCAATGTCTGTCTCAGAATCAGCAAGAAaataggttctctctctctctcacaacatGTGCTATATATAGCCAAGAGGAGTCTGTCATATGTGATTTTACTTCAGGATACAAAGActatggtttcagagtggtagccatgttagtgtTGTGGAGGAAAAATTCAGTGGACCCAAGTAGGCCTAAACTTCCCAAAGTAgtaaactttggtcaagctaactgtatATATGAAGAATAAGAAAAGAGTGTGGAAAATTCCATTGTAAGGCAATGGCAGCAGCACAGCTTAAGAAACGTTAACCGCAAAAgaacacctgtcaataacaggaaaagcttgttttgttATATTCCAAATAAGGTAATGAAGACGAAAGTATGTGTAATTTGTCTGtggttttaagctttaaaaagctgtgtgCGCTTTGCAGCGGGGAGCAGCTACTTAGAGCTGTTACCCCCTTGCGCTTGTAATAAATAAAGGCGCCTCAGGcttggttctgatccaaacacaaagCGTGGTTGATTTTTCCACCACAAATCCTGGTGCCGGTGACTCGGATAGACGGCGACTCTGAGAGCCAGAGGACCGCGAGTTGTTCCCCACTAGACCCTGGGCCCATTCGAAAaggtaagagaccttttgaaatctctgTATTGGGTTTCTGGTGGAGGACCGCCTGTAGACTCTGGGCTTGGGTAAGTTGTACGGTCTatctggacttttgctgccagaCATGCCTGATGCCCTTGAGGTGGGTCAGAGTCCCATCCAAGTTTGGTTTCCCCAGGAAGAGCCACTGAGTGTGCCTGGGCAGGTCGTGGATAGATCTGGTTCCATGTGCCAGTGTGAAAGTGAAGGTTGATAGACCAGTGTGAATTGAGTCGGGTACTGGGGGCCGGAGGGTCCAAAGGGATCCCTGCCTCCTAGGCCCTGACCTCGGCAGTTTCCCTCTGCATGGCATGACCAGCGAGGGGCTTGTCTAGGTCTAGGAGTGTGTGATCCCATCCTTTCCATCCTCAGACGGTCTGTTTCCATatcctctttcctcccctgtcTCTGGTTTCTGCCTGAAGGTGGTTTGGCAAGCCACTGACTGGTCTGATCACCTCTCCTGAAGCAACAGAGTAAGCAGCGCCAACCGACACTCTTTGCTGAAGGGGGCTGTAAGACAGTCGTGGAGGCCctaaacaaaaaccttccctgtgTGAGTGTGACAAGTAAAACATCCATAGGGATTCTAGGAGCCACGGGGTCCAAAAGCAATTCCTGCACTCGCCAGCAAAAGACAGGGGCCGGTGCGTCAAGAAGGATCACTGTCCCGCCAAAAGGCACACACTAGTTCACTTGCAAGTTTCTGGAAAAATTGGAATTGGTATACCAAGGATAGGGATAATTTAAAGTTATGGTTTCTGTTGGGGGAAAGTTTCGACCTTGACAGGATTGTGCACCTCAGAAGTGCCAATGTCAATGTGAGGCATATTTCTACTGccataaagaaaacaaacaaacaaacaacggTGCCATGAATCTCAAATAAGGAGTCTCAAGGACTCCCAGGAGAAACTTAAACACAATTaaaagagataaaaagaaaattggCAAAGAATTTAAATCCAACTAAGCCAGCAAGAAATATTAAGCAACAGAAGCCCCTTACATTCACCCCTCAGACAGTGACTCCCTGTACTGAAGAAATGTTCCCCTTGTGCCAATTCCCAGGCATTGGTGCTTCTGGTTGTAAGACCTTAGTGTCTGCACATGCACCTTGGTCTCCTACAAAATTGTATAATTTACttaaaaattttccaaaaataagaGAAATTGCAAATTGTTACAAACTGTTATAA
This window contains:
- the LOC144272137 gene encoding mitotic-spindle organizing protein 2B-like, which produces MSDQGLAGGGVDSGLDAALSKVGASVRSRRKLPTAEEAELFELAQAAGIGLDPEVFRLLLDLLRMNVAPLAVFQMLKSMCAGQRLAPSGPAETGPETRGRNKTNSAVSGTQGLAERCSREGSVQRMPRQPSTSRLQKTGTSGKSSGGSST